Proteins encoded by one window of Flagellimonas lutaonensis:
- the ytxJ gene encoding bacillithiol system redox-active protein YtxJ, which produces MVLFDALFGKSGNSETARTLPWIPLETSGQIDDIKKNSVERPQVIFKHSTTCGISRMVLNGFQKSYPFSAEEADLYYLDLHAHRNISNRVAEEFQVVHQSPQLLVVKNEKVVFHTSHGAITEVDLDRFLQP; this is translated from the coding sequence ATGGTACTATTCGATGCATTGTTCGGAAAGAGTGGAAACAGTGAAACCGCCAGAACATTACCTTGGATACCTTTGGAAACCAGTGGGCAGATCGATGATATCAAAAAGAATTCTGTAGAACGCCCACAGGTCATCTTCAAGCATTCGACCACTTGCGGAATAAGTCGTATGGTCTTGAATGGGTTTCAAAAAAGCTACCCGTTTTCGGCCGAGGAAGCCGATCTGTACTATTTAGACCTACACGCCCATCGGAATATATCAAATAGGGTAGCCGAAGAATTTCAAGTGGTGCACCAATCGCCCCAATTATTGGTGGTCAAGAACGAAAAGGTAGTATTTCACACTTCGCATGGGGCCATCACCGAAGTAGATTTAGATCGGTTCTTACAACCATAA
- the clpB gene encoding ATP-dependent chaperone ClpB — translation MNFNNYTIKSQEAVQQAQQLAQSYGHQQIENEHLFKAIGEVDENVLPFLLKKLNVNTDLLSQILEKELQSFAKVSGGDIMLSREAGKTLNEASIVAKKMGDEYVSIEHLILAIFKSKSKISQILKDQGVTEKDLNAAIQELRKGGKVTSQSAEDTYNALNKYARNLNAEADSGKLDPVIGRDEEIRRVLQILSRRTKNNPMLVGEPGVGKTAIVEGLAHRIIQGDVPENLKEKTIYSLDMGALIAGAKYKGEFEERLKAVIKEVTSSDGNIVLFIDEIHTLVGAGGGQGAMDAANILKPALARGELRAIGATTLDEYQKYFEKDKALERRFQKVVVDEPDTESAISILRGIKDKYEAHHKVRIKDEAVIAAVELSQRYITNRFLPDKAIDLMDEAASKLRMEINSKPEDLDVLDRKIMQLEIEIEAIKRENDDAKLKTLNLELANLKEERNEIFAQWEREKSVVDNIQKTKQDIENYKLEAERAERNGDYGKVAELRYGKIKEAQEQLEKLQKELQEQQKSGTLIKEEVTNEDIAEVVAKWTGIPVNKMLQSEREKLLKLEDVLHKRVVGQEEAIEAVSDAIRRSRAGLQDAKRPIGSFMFLGTTGVGKTELAKTLAEYLFDDENALTRIDMSEYQERHSVSRLVGAPPGYVGYDEGGQLTEAVRRRPYSVILLDEIEKAHPDTFNILLQVLDEGRLTDNKGRVADFKNCIIIMTSNMGSHIIQEKFENNKDLHSATEAAKVEVLGLLRKTIRPEFLNRIDDIIMFTPLNKDDIKKIVELQLDKLKKMLEKQHITIDATEDAVEYLATKGFDPQYGARPIKRLIQKEVLNKLSKEMLAGNVKSDSIVLIDSFDNELVFRNQNELVE, via the coding sequence ATGAATTTTAACAATTACACCATAAAATCACAGGAAGCCGTACAACAAGCACAACAACTAGCCCAGTCGTACGGCCACCAACAGATTGAGAACGAACATTTGTTCAAGGCAATTGGTGAGGTCGATGAAAACGTACTGCCGTTTCTGCTGAAGAAATTGAACGTCAACACCGATCTGTTGTCACAGATACTTGAAAAAGAGCTCCAAAGCTTTGCAAAGGTCTCTGGGGGCGATATCATGCTGTCAAGAGAAGCCGGTAAAACTTTGAACGAGGCCAGTATCGTGGCCAAGAAAATGGGTGATGAGTACGTGTCTATTGAACACCTTATTTTGGCCATTTTCAAGTCGAAAAGCAAGATTTCACAAATCTTAAAAGACCAAGGGGTCACCGAAAAAGACCTCAATGCGGCCATTCAAGAGTTGCGAAAAGGAGGCAAGGTTACCTCACAAAGTGCCGAAGATACCTATAACGCGCTCAACAAATATGCTCGAAACCTGAATGCCGAGGCCGATAGTGGTAAGTTGGATCCGGTCATTGGGCGCGATGAAGAAATCAGAAGGGTTCTTCAAATTCTGTCAAGAAGAACCAAGAACAACCCCATGTTGGTCGGTGAGCCGGGAGTGGGCAAGACCGCCATTGTCGAGGGATTGGCACACCGAATTATACAAGGTGATGTGCCAGAAAACCTAAAGGAAAAGACCATTTACTCTCTGGATATGGGAGCCCTGATTGCAGGGGCCAAGTACAAGGGCGAATTTGAAGAGCGGTTGAAGGCCGTCATCAAAGAGGTTACCTCCTCTGATGGCAACATCGTTTTATTCATTGACGAGATACACACCTTGGTGGGTGCCGGTGGCGGACAGGGAGCAATGGATGCTGCGAACATTTTAAAACCCGCACTGGCCAGAGGAGAGTTGAGGGCCATAGGTGCCACAACCCTTGATGAGTACCAAAAGTACTTTGAAAAAGACAAGGCATTGGAACGACGTTTCCAAAAAGTGGTCGTCGATGAGCCCGATACCGAAAGTGCCATATCCATTTTAAGGGGCATCAAAGATAAGTACGAGGCACACCACAAGGTGCGTATCAAAGATGAGGCGGTAATCGCTGCCGTAGAGTTGTCGCAGCGCTATATCACCAACCGATTTTTGCCCGACAAGGCCATTGATTTGATGGACGAAGCCGCATCAAAGCTGCGAATGGAAATCAATTCAAAGCCCGAAGACCTTGATGTGCTTGACAGAAAGATCATGCAGCTCGAAATAGAAATTGAGGCCATTAAAAGGGAAAACGATGATGCAAAACTGAAAACGTTGAATCTCGAATTGGCCAATCTCAAAGAAGAGCGAAATGAAATCTTTGCCCAGTGGGAAAGAGAAAAATCGGTGGTGGACAATATTCAGAAGACGAAACAGGATATTGAAAACTACAAGTTGGAAGCCGAGCGTGCAGAGCGAAACGGAGACTACGGCAAGGTAGCCGAGCTTCGCTATGGAAAGATCAAGGAAGCACAAGAGCAGCTCGAAAAACTTCAAAAAGAGCTTCAAGAGCAGCAAAAGTCGGGCACCCTTATAAAAGAGGAGGTCACCAATGAAGACATTGCAGAGGTAGTGGCAAAATGGACGGGTATTCCAGTAAACAAAATGCTGCAGAGCGAGCGTGAAAAACTTTTGAAACTCGAAGATGTGCTCCACAAAAGGGTGGTCGGCCAAGAAGAGGCCATAGAAGCCGTTTCAGATGCCATTAGAAGAAGCAGGGCCGGCCTGCAAGATGCCAAGAGGCCCATTGGGTCGTTTATGTTCTTGGGTACCACGGGTGTCGGTAAGACAGAACTTGCCAAGACACTGGCAGAATATCTGTTCGACGACGAGAACGCGCTTACCAGAATCGATATGAGCGAGTACCAAGAGCGCCATTCAGTAAGCAGATTGGTGGGTGCACCTCCCGGTTATGTTGGGTACGATGAGGGGGGACAATTGACAGAGGCTGTTCGCCGAAGGCCTTATTCGGTAATTCTTCTGGATGAGATTGAAAAGGCACACCCCGATACGTTCAACATCTTGTTGCAGGTTCTTGATGAAGGAAGGTTGACGGACAACAAAGGCCGGGTAGCCGATTTTAAGAACTGCATCATCATTATGACGAGCAATATGGGAAGCCACATCATTCAAGAAAAGTTCGAGAACAACAAAGATCTTCACAGTGCCACTGAAGCGGCCAAGGTCGAGGTGTTGGGCTTGTTGCGCAAAACAATACGCCCTGAGTTCTTGAACCGTATCGATGATATCATCATGTTCACACCGCTCAATAAGGATGACATCAAAAAAATTGTGGAATTGCAGCTTGACAAGCTCAAAAAGATGCTTGAAAAACAGCACATCACAATCGATGCCACCGAAGATGCGGTCGAATATCTGGCAACAAAGGGCTTTGATCCCCAATATGGTGCAAGGCCTATCAAGCGCTTGATTCAAAAAGAAGTCTTGAATAAGCTGTCAAAAGAGATGTTGGCAGGCAATGTCAAAAGTGACAGCATTGTGCTTATCGATTCGTTTGACAACGAGCTGGTCTTCAGAAACCAAAACGAGTTGGTAGAGTAA
- a CDS encoding gluconate:H+ symporter, with protein sequence MPIVIALLGILLLFLLIARVKLNAFLAFIIVCLFVGIFQGMDLELLVKSIQRGIGNTLGFLVLILGLGAMLGKLVADSGAAQRITTKLVDKFGVKNVQWAMVVTGFIVGIPMFYSVGFVILIPLVFTIAMSTGLPLLYVGLPMLTSLSVTHGYLPPHPAPTAIAAMFNADIGKTLLYGIIIAIPAILVAGPLFARTIKNIEAKPLEEFYNPELIPEEKLPSTTNSILSALSPIILIGLGIGAEQLLNEGLLQNILVFIGNPVIALLISVLVAVYTLGVARGKTMKTVMKSLSASVSSITMILLIIAGAGALKEVLIDSKVSDYIAATLEGSSVSPLILAWLIATAIRVSVGSATVAGLTAAGIVLPLASGTGVSTELMVLAIGSGSLMLSHVNDTGFWMFKEYFNLTVKETLATWTVMETLVGIMGLLGVLALNAIL encoded by the coding sequence ATGCCAATTGTTATCGCCCTTTTGGGCATTCTACTGCTTTTTTTATTGATTGCCCGGGTAAAACTCAACGCATTTTTGGCATTCATTATCGTTTGTCTCTTTGTCGGAATTTTCCAGGGGATGGATCTAGAGTTACTCGTCAAATCCATTCAAAGGGGCATCGGGAATACGCTGGGTTTTTTGGTGTTGATCTTGGGGTTGGGTGCCATGTTGGGCAAATTGGTTGCTGATAGTGGTGCCGCCCAACGTATCACCACAAAACTGGTTGACAAGTTCGGGGTAAAAAACGTACAATGGGCCATGGTTGTAACGGGTTTTATTGTGGGGATACCCATGTTCTATTCGGTAGGCTTCGTTATTTTGATTCCCTTGGTGTTCACCATTGCAATGTCAACAGGGCTTCCCCTGCTCTATGTGGGCCTTCCCATGTTGACATCTTTGTCGGTCACCCATGGCTATCTGCCCCCCCACCCTGCTCCCACCGCCATTGCGGCTATGTTCAATGCAGATATCGGAAAAACACTGTTGTACGGTATCATCATTGCCATTCCAGCGATTTTGGTGGCGGGGCCATTGTTTGCCCGCACTATAAAAAACATAGAGGCGAAACCCTTGGAAGAATTTTATAATCCCGAGTTGATTCCCGAAGAAAAGCTTCCCTCTACCACCAATAGTATCTTGAGTGCCCTTTCACCCATTATTTTGATCGGTTTGGGCATTGGTGCTGAGCAATTGTTGAACGAAGGCTTGTTGCAAAACATTTTGGTCTTTATAGGAAATCCTGTAATCGCCCTATTGATATCAGTACTGGTTGCGGTGTACACCCTGGGTGTGGCAAGGGGCAAGACCATGAAAACCGTTATGAAGTCGCTCTCTGCATCCGTATCGAGCATCACCATGATATTGCTCATCATCGCAGGGGCCGGTGCCTTGAAAGAGGTGTTGATAGACAGTAAGGTGAGTGATTACATCGCTGCCACCCTTGAGGGATCCAGTGTTTCACCCTTGATTCTGGCATGGCTCATCGCAACTGCCATTCGCGTAAGTGTGGGTTCGGCCACCGTAGCCGGTTTGACTGCAGCTGGTATTGTGTTGCCGCTGGCCTCGGGTACCGGGGTAAGCACTGAATTGATGGTGCTGGCCATCGGGTCTGGCAGTTTGATGCTTTCGCATGTCAACGATACAGGTTTTTGGATGTTCAAAGAATATTTCAATCTCACTGTCAAAGAAACACTGGCCACCTGGACAGTAATGGAAACCCTTGTGGGCATCATGGGTCTGTTGGGTGTTTTGGCCCTAAACGCAATACTTTAA
- a CDS encoding RidA family protein gives MKTPPSERIKELNLKFPPAPKPLGVYRPILVVDNFLYVSGQGTVDFDGSLIKGRAGDTMDKDQAKQAARQVGLTMLSTIMTHFGSLDKIKRVVKVLGMVNCTPDFEQHPYVINGFSELMADVFGNENGIGVRSAVGMMLPDNIPVEIEAMFELYK, from the coding sequence ATGAAAACGCCTCCTTCAGAAAGGATCAAAGAACTGAATTTGAAATTTCCACCGGCACCAAAACCTTTGGGCGTTTATAGACCCATATTGGTGGTTGATAATTTTTTGTACGTTTCGGGGCAAGGCACTGTTGACTTTGATGGTTCGCTGATCAAGGGACGGGCAGGCGACACTATGGACAAAGACCAAGCGAAGCAAGCGGCACGCCAAGTGGGGCTCACCATGCTTTCTACCATTATGACACATTTTGGAAGTTTGGACAAAATTAAAAGGGTGGTCAAGGTACTGGGAATGGTGAACTGCACCCCTGATTTTGAGCAACACCCCTACGTAATCAATGGTTTCAGCGAATTGATGGCAGACGTTTTTGGCAACGAAAACGGCATCGGTGTCAGAAGTGCCGTGGGCATGATGTTGCCCGACAACATTCCGGTCGAAATTGAGGCCATGTTTGAATTATACAAATAG
- a CDS encoding D-TA family PLP-dependent enzyme gives MPQDWYVLHNTDHLVTPSLVVYPERISKNIATMIKMAGGPSSLRPHVKTYKMADIVNMQLDQGIDKFKCATIAEAELLAICKVKDVLLAMQPVGATIDRYVQLTKKYADTTFSTLVDNIGTIDGLQAAASKNGMQIHVWLDVNNGMNRTGIPPDSSAVKCYTAIAESPNLTAKGLHVYDGHFRNPDFQKRKTACDTAFEQVEQLKDDIIKLGMEVPDIVVGGSPTFPVHCKRKNVQKSPGTTLLWDQGYSDILPELDFECAAVLITRIVSKPAPNHFCLDLGHKSVAPEMPFPRVKFLNLESKSEQIKHSEEHLVVRSENSNQYNVGDLFYAIPYHICPTVARYDEVYVARNNQVEAVWKVAARSNKITI, from the coding sequence ATGCCACAAGATTGGTACGTACTGCATAATACCGATCATTTGGTTACACCGTCTTTGGTGGTATACCCCGAGCGTATTTCCAAAAACATAGCAACCATGATCAAGATGGCGGGTGGCCCAAGTTCACTCAGGCCACACGTAAAGACCTATAAAATGGCCGATATAGTGAACATGCAGCTAGACCAGGGGATCGATAAATTCAAATGTGCCACAATAGCCGAGGCCGAGCTATTGGCAATCTGTAAAGTGAAAGACGTGCTTTTGGCCATGCAACCTGTGGGTGCAACTATTGATAGGTATGTGCAACTGACCAAAAAATATGCAGACACCACTTTTTCAACCTTGGTAGACAACATTGGAACCATTGATGGGTTACAGGCTGCTGCCAGCAAGAATGGAATGCAGATACATGTCTGGTTGGATGTCAATAATGGCATGAACCGGACGGGAATACCTCCTGACAGCTCCGCTGTAAAATGCTACACGGCGATTGCTGAATCACCAAACCTAACGGCAAAGGGCCTGCACGTATATGATGGCCATTTTCGAAATCCCGACTTCCAAAAGCGTAAAACAGCATGTGATACAGCTTTTGAACAAGTGGAGCAATTGAAAGACGACATTATCAAACTGGGAATGGAAGTTCCTGATATAGTGGTGGGCGGATCACCCACTTTTCCGGTACACTGTAAGCGCAAAAACGTTCAAAAATCGCCCGGCACTACCCTGCTCTGGGACCAAGGCTATAGCGACATTTTGCCCGAACTTGACTTTGAGTGCGCCGCGGTTTTGATAACCCGTATTGTCAGTAAGCCTGCCCCAAACCATTTTTGCCTGGACCTTGGGCATAAATCGGTCGCCCCAGAAATGCCGTTCCCAAGAGTGAAATTTTTGAACCTAGAAAGTAAGAGCGAACAAATAAAACACAGTGAAGAGCACCTGGTCGTTCGTTCTGAAAATTCCAACCAATATAACGTAGGTGATCTTTTCTATGCCATACCCTATCATATTTGTCCAACGGTTGCACGATACGATGAGGTTTATGTGGCAAGAAACAACCAAGTGGAAGCTGTTTGGAAAGTGGCCGCAAGAAGCAATAAAATCACTATTTAG
- a CDS encoding dipeptidase, with translation MFIFDAHLDLAMNAMEWNRDLTLPVAKIREREKGMNDKPDRGNNTVSLPAMRDGNIGLCVATQIARYVSDDSTLPGWHSQQQAWAQTQGQLAWYKSMEEAGEMVQITNTEELNTHFALWTNGGSNKPIGYILSLEGADSIVDIHYLEKSYESGLRAIGPAHYGPGVYAHGTNADGGIGRKGRELLKKVEELNLILDVTHLCDTSFWETLDTYKGPVWASHNNCRALVDHNRQFSDLQIKELIKRKSVIGVALDAWMMVPNWIRGKSTPQDMGVSLEQMADNIDHICQLAGNALHVGIGTDLDGAFGKEQCPTDLDTIADLQKLPDLLKKRGYSKNDITRIMQGNFIRFLQQAWR, from the coding sequence ATGTTCATATTCGATGCCCATTTGGACCTTGCCATGAACGCCATGGAGTGGAACCGTGACCTTACCTTGCCAGTTGCCAAAATCAGGGAGCGTGAAAAGGGTATGAACGACAAACCTGACCGAGGCAACAATACAGTTTCGCTGCCCGCCATGCGAGATGGCAACATCGGCTTGTGCGTGGCCACACAGATAGCCCGTTATGTAAGTGATGACAGCACCCTGCCCGGCTGGCATTCACAACAACAGGCTTGGGCACAGACCCAAGGCCAGCTCGCATGGTACAAGAGTATGGAAGAGGCGGGAGAAATGGTGCAGATTACCAATACTGAAGAACTAAATACCCACTTTGCACTGTGGACAAATGGTGGTTCAAATAAGCCCATAGGCTATATTCTGAGCCTAGAAGGAGCCGATTCGATTGTTGACATACACTATTTGGAGAAATCGTACGAATCGGGGTTAAGGGCCATTGGGCCTGCGCATTATGGTCCCGGGGTATATGCACACGGAACCAATGCCGACGGTGGAATTGGCAGAAAAGGACGTGAACTACTCAAAAAAGTAGAAGAACTGAACCTAATTTTGGATGTGACCCACTTGTGCGACACCAGTTTTTGGGAAACCTTGGACACTTATAAGGGCCCTGTATGGGCAAGCCATAACAACTGTAGGGCATTGGTTGACCATAATCGGCAATTTTCTGATTTGCAGATAAAAGAACTCATAAAAAGAAAGTCTGTAATCGGGGTTGCGCTAGATGCATGGATGATGGTACCCAACTGGATACGCGGCAAATCGACGCCCCAAGATATGGGTGTCAGTTTAGAGCAAATGGCAGACAACATTGACCATATCTGTCAACTTGCGGGGAATGCCCTGCATGTTGGCATCGGTACTGATTTGGATGGCGCATTCGGAAAAGAACAGTGCCCAACCGACCTAGATACCATTGCCGACTTACAGAAACTACCTGATTTGCTTAAAAAAAGGGGCTATTCAAAAAATGACATCACCCGTATTATGCAAGGAAATTTCATTCGTTTCTTGCAGCAGGCCTGGAGATGA
- a CDS encoding TetR/AcrR family transcriptional regulator — protein sequence MSTKAERTTAYIIETVAPIFNKFGYVGTSMSDLTDATGLTKGAIYGNFENKEALALSAFEYNRNKLLEALDEKLGVEGTAMKKIFSLLNFYRQYDVFTLPMGGCPILNVGVDAQHNNELLAAAAKETIKEVEGKIALVLENGVNSREIYLPVTPLQFAKQLYTMLQGAVAMATMTRDRKYLMNTTAYLEQLVMKEIKK from the coding sequence ATGTCGACCAAAGCCGAACGAACCACAGCGTACATAATCGAAACCGTAGCTCCCATCTTCAACAAGTTTGGTTACGTGGGCACCAGCATGAGCGATTTGACCGATGCCACTGGCTTGACGAAGGGTGCCATCTATGGTAATTTTGAGAATAAAGAAGCTTTGGCCCTTTCGGCCTTCGAGTATAACCGCAACAAGTTGCTCGAAGCCTTGGATGAAAAATTGGGGGTTGAGGGCACCGCAATGAAGAAAATATTCTCGCTGCTCAACTTTTACAGGCAATACGATGTTTTTACGTTGCCCATGGGCGGTTGTCCGATACTCAACGTAGGGGTCGATGCCCAGCACAACAACGAGTTATTGGCCGCTGCAGCCAAAGAAACCATTAAAGAAGTCGAGGGGAAGATTGCCCTCGTGCTCGAGAACGGGGTAAACAGCCGTGAAATATACCTGCCGGTAACACCACTTCAGTTCGCCAAACAGCTGTACACCATGCTTCAGGGGGCCGTGGCCATGGCGACCATGACCCGTGACCGAAAATACCTGATGAACACCACTGCCTACCTTGAGCAGTTGGTCATGAAAGAAATCAAAAAATAG
- a CDS encoding PorP/SprF family type IX secretion system membrane protein, translating into MRNVLVLGLFLCLHIIVLAQDVSLPEDMRQHNLKQFNSSLFNPTFSYDRNNPNSLSVWSRWQWQRIDGNPTTLFFNYSGRITPESSFGVGFLQNNTGIFLNRGALLNYAHSFFLGGETTLLVGANVFGFQQELADDRFVEDNELDLPQLETSNSFVLQMTPGVRLQSGAFSVGMALENVLDLNLSDTDREASDVIFNGVMGYDLPVYLFDAAGESYVRPLLYVRSRLNADTQIGLNALLSSSIFWVQGGYNSFYGFSAGVGATLFEKFSIGALAEFSTDQELSREQSTIELIASYHFGKGKNRETMEEADDAPAEQIPIEPSEEPAVEENEEVERKAEEQRKKEERQAALAQERKRKQDSIAAAERLKKQRDSIAMLEEATEKLKKQQDSIAQVKQNEERLKKEKDSLEKAAQRERQLLAEQRKKDSIAKAVEEKVEVKPGEKYEEVTTADGLEPGFYLIANVFGTKKYFDAFMKDLKAKGLEPKSFFRELNGYNYVYLERYDTIEEARKARDSKYYGKYPDKTWIFRVKQ; encoded by the coding sequence ATGCGAAACGTTCTTGTTTTGGGCCTGTTCCTATGCTTGCATATCATAGTGTTGGCACAAGATGTTTCGTTGCCCGAAGATATGCGACAGCATAATCTCAAACAATTCAATTCAAGTCTTTTCAACCCTACTTTTTCTTACGACCGAAATAACCCGAACTCACTTTCGGTTTGGAGCCGTTGGCAATGGCAGCGCATTGATGGAAACCCCACCACATTGTTCTTCAATTATTCTGGGCGTATTACGCCCGAATCTTCATTTGGGGTGGGATTTTTGCAGAACAACACGGGAATCTTTCTCAATAGGGGCGCCCTTTTGAACTATGCCCATTCCTTTTTTCTTGGAGGGGAGACCACTCTCTTGGTAGGTGCCAACGTATTTGGGTTTCAACAAGAACTTGCCGATGACCGTTTTGTGGAAGACAATGAATTGGATTTGCCCCAGCTCGAAACTTCGAACAGTTTTGTTTTACAGATGACCCCCGGGGTACGCCTTCAGTCAGGTGCGTTCTCTGTGGGGATGGCCTTGGAAAATGTTCTTGACCTAAACTTAAGCGACACTGATAGGGAAGCATCTGATGTGATTTTTAATGGGGTCATGGGTTACGACCTGCCCGTCTACCTGTTCGATGCAGCTGGCGAAAGCTATGTAAGACCATTGCTATATGTGCGGTCCAGACTGAATGCCGACACACAGATAGGCTTGAATGCGTTGCTTTCCAGCTCCATTTTTTGGGTACAGGGTGGTTACAACAGTTTTTACGGCTTTTCGGCAGGTGTAGGGGCAACCTTGTTCGAAAAATTCTCAATTGGTGCGTTGGCTGAATTTTCCACAGACCAAGAACTTTCCCGTGAGCAATCGACAATCGAACTTATTGCCTCTTATCACTTTGGGAAAGGAAAGAATAGAGAGACCATGGAAGAAGCCGATGATGCACCGGCAGAACAAATTCCCATTGAACCAAGTGAAGAGCCTGCTGTAGAAGAAAATGAAGAAGTTGAACGGAAAGCCGAAGAGCAACGCAAAAAAGAAGAGAGACAAGCAGCATTGGCACAAGAAAGGAAACGTAAACAGGATTCCATTGCTGCAGCTGAACGATTGAAAAAGCAGCGTGATTCCATTGCGATGTTAGAGGAGGCGACCGAAAAGTTGAAAAAACAACAAGATTCGATAGCCCAGGTCAAACAGAACGAAGAGCGGCTCAAAAAAGAAAAAGACTCACTTGAAAAGGCAGCCCAACGCGAGCGACAATTATTGGCCGAGCAGCGTAAAAAGGATAGTATTGCCAAAGCCGTTGAAGAAAAGGTAGAGGTGAAGCCCGGTGAAAAATACGAAGAGGTGACCACGGCCGATGGTCTCGAACCCGGCTTCTACCTCATCGCCAATGTGTTCGGCACCAAAAAATATTTTGATGCCTTTATGAAGGATTTAAAGGCCAAGGGCCTCGAGCCCAAATCGTTCTTCAGAGAGCTGAACGGCTACAACTATGTGTATTTAGAACGTTATGATACCATTGAAGAGGCCCGAAAGGCACGCGACAGCAAATATTATGGAAAATACCCAGACAAGACTTGGATTTTCAGGGTGAAGCAATAA
- a CDS encoding SixA phosphatase family protein: MLFLALVENSNLNNVNMIKLMNFCKVFIFSSLIVLFFSCKGTEEKNDYEGEPVITTFYLIRHAEKDRTDPDNPDPELNQDGLTRALKWAEIFDPIPLDAIYSTNYERTSMTAAPTSVKKDIDIKYYDPSSLDIEDFKLQNEGLNVLIVGHSNTTPMLVNKLLGVEKYNQMDDSDNSSLFIVRIIDGKATDILLNMH; this comes from the coding sequence ATGCTATTTTTAGCGTTGGTAGAGAATAGTAACCTGAACAACGTCAACATGATAAAACTAATGAATTTCTGCAAGGTTTTTATCTTTTCTTCTTTAATAGTATTATTTTTTTCATGTAAAGGAACGGAGGAAAAAAATGATTATGAGGGCGAACCGGTCATTACCACTTTTTATCTGATACGACATGCCGAAAAGGACCGTACAGACCCTGATAATCCTGATCCGGAACTGAACCAAGACGGACTTACCCGGGCGTTGAAATGGGCAGAGATCTTTGATCCGATTCCGCTCGATGCCATTTATTCGACCAACTACGAGCGTACTTCTATGACCGCTGCCCCTACCTCGGTAAAAAAGGACATCGATATCAAATATTATGACCCAAGCAGTTTAGACATTGAAGATTTCAAACTACAGAACGAGGGCCTCAATGTATTGATCGTGGGCCATAGCAATACCACGCCGATGCTGGTCAACAAACTATTGGGGGTCGAAAAATACAATCAGATGGACGATTCAGACAACAGTAGTCTCTTTATAGTAAGAATCATCGATGGCAAGGCCACCGATATTTTGCTGAACATGCATTAA
- a CDS encoding DUF6503 family protein: MIYLVVLLLVCFGSCLNESKKSITAQQVVDKAIEVSGGKLHNTHTVSFDFRGKTYEANVINGKKILKRISRTDSLKITDVLTNNDFQRFVNDSLVTLPDSMANRYANSVNSVHYFTRLPLGLNDRAVNKELLGEAVIKNKKYYKVKVTFDQEGGGDDFEDTYLYWFDKETFKPDYLAYEFHVNGGGIRFREAYNERYVNGIRFVDYNNYKPKEKAIDFFAIDSLFGAGNLELLSKIELKNVHVEKNP, encoded by the coding sequence ATGATATATTTAGTTGTGTTGCTACTGGTATGCTTTGGATCGTGTTTGAATGAATCAAAAAAGTCCATTACGGCCCAACAGGTTGTGGACAAGGCCATCGAGGTGTCTGGGGGAAAGCTACACAATACCCACACCGTATCATTTGATTTTCGCGGCAAAACATATGAAGCCAACGTTATCAACGGAAAAAAAATCTTAAAGCGGATTTCTAGAACCGATTCGTTGAAGATCACCGATGTTCTTACCAACAACGATTTTCAGCGATTTGTGAACGATAGCCTTGTAACATTGCCCGACTCAATGGCCAACCGGTACGCCAATTCAGTCAATTCTGTACACTATTTTACACGATTGCCCCTAGGCCTGAACGACAGGGCAGTGAACAAAGAACTGTTGGGAGAGGCGGTTATAAAAAACAAGAAATACTATAAGGTCAAAGTGACCTTTGATCAAGAGGGTGGCGGCGATGATTTTGAGGATACCTACCTGTATTGGTTTGACAAAGAAACCTTTAAGCCCGATTATTTGGCATACGAGTTTCACGTGAACGGTGGGGGTATCCGGTTTCGCGAAGCCTACAATGAACGCTATGTTAACGGCATTCGGTTTGTGGACTACAACAATTATAAGCCAAAGGAAAAAGCAATTGATTTCTTTGCCATTGACAGCCTTTTTGGGGCGGGCAATCTAGAGTTGCTCTCAAAAATAGAACTCAAGAACGTTCACGTTGAAAAGAATCCTTAA